From Gopherus flavomarginatus isolate rGopFla2 chromosome 7, rGopFla2.mat.asm, whole genome shotgun sequence, the proteins below share one genomic window:
- the IL12RB2 gene encoding interleukin-12 receptor subunit beta-2, with protein MFSTWLVHVAIWCLVQAVTENCRRGDMIASTDSIVLPGSNITLSCRLKQGEQCKELIFNNSEMVLAYGRYTFSCKCKSNGKIICGIDIYVGNPPDQPGNVSCIQYGRDGNLTCTWDKGRLTHIDTTYVIQLTNETECLHFAEESMNPKYGSLNLTKLNFESNYTAVVAASNRLGNASSLPFTFMLIDKVKPHSPTDILVKFDNVSATNCTVLWQDQQQTQSFRLRYRPVNSHSWNMVETLNSTKYNLHDLKPHTEYEFQVCCKFHPNRGMWSDWSTFQIQTPEAVPSGLLDVWYIMQDMDSQTQNITLFWKVMSKSEARGKILHYTLTFQALNQKSPRTTDVNITTQTHFTRVLPKVDYNIMVYAHNSKGNSSPTSIITDLSILDLPPPQSISVTPMGNNSIFVIWAPPSESAAFNGYIVEWAKTCSPEPHLNWIKFPASNLSTIISESIKHNECYDINVFALYRNRAGRVASARGYSKQEAPSAGPQVYTAVKGDGVWVSWEEIPGHQQMGCIICYNIYLQKKNSEEGPKVYVIHKETSRNSFLIKNLQHGVNYVLWMTASTMAGESPMGNEELVYLESSSEWIVVSAACIFFGISACICFVQSVQKALRSLLSVLVPQWYRKAIPDPANSTWAKKYSSVENELNLDSNQFLSYFSSFEEPETIDVEEVFIKREPVAFKDIPSFNNIKNSKGHGWQTIENSFEKQESTEKNSKYKPLAPSTPDDGDNYKCHLPYLYKKVVLEETEQIQTVSEYLTNPLTDMTVNYLPSNILSPITDTNEESNEFECKSFSIFPTTSLLMPMFSCGGKLTLDAVKIDCNSFTD; from the exons AAAATTGCAGAAGAGGAGACATGATTGCTAGCACAGATTCGATAGTCCTTCCTGGATCAAACATTACCCTCTCGTGCCGGCTGAAACAAGGTGAACAATGCAAGGAGCTAATTTTCAATAATTCTGAAATGGTCCTTGCATATGGAAGATACACATTTAGTTGCAAATGTAAATCGAATGGAAAAATCATCTGTGGAATTGACATCTATGTTGGAA ATCCTCCAGACCAGCCAGGAAATGTATCCTGCATTCAGTATGGAAGAGATGGGAACCTTACTTGCACTTGGGATAAAGGAAGACTCACTCACATAGACACTACCTATGTGATACA GCTAACAAATGAGACAGAATGCTTACATTTTGCAGAAGAAAGTATGAATCCTAAATATGGGTCACTGAATCTGACCAAGCTGAATTTTGAATCCAATTATACAGCTGTAGTTGCTGCCTCGAATAGACTAGGAAATGCTTCTTCCCTACCCTTTACATTCATGTTGATAGACAAAG TGAAACCTCATTCTCCAACAGATATTTTAGTGAAATTTGACAACGTTTCTGCAACAAATTGCACTGTCTTGTGGCAGGATCAACAACAGACACAAAGCTTTAGACTAAGATACCGACCGGTTAACAGTCATTCCTGGAATATG GTTGAAACTTTAAATTCTACAAAATATAATCTACATGATCTGAAGCCACATACAGAGTATGAATTTCAGGTTTGCTGCAAATTTCACCCCAACAGAGGAATGTGGAGTGACTGGAGCACATTTCAAATACAGACTCCAGAAGCAg TGCCAAGTGGGTTGTTAGATGTCTGGTACATAATGCAGGATATGGACTCCCAAACACAGAATATCACTCTTTTTTGGAAG GTTATGAGCAAGTCAGAAGCAAGAGGAAAGATCCTGCATTACACACTGACCTTTCAAGCACTAAACCAGAAGAGTCCTAGAACGACAGATGTGAACATTACCACACAAACCCACTTCACTAGAGTCCTCCCCAAGGTGGATTATAACATAATGGTCTATGCTCATAATTCAAAAGGAAACTCGTCTCCAACATCCATCATTACTGATCTGAGTATTTTAG aTTTACCTCCTCCGCAGAGCATCTCTGTTACACCAATGGGGAATAACAGCATCTTTGTCATTTGGGCGCCTCCCAGTGAATCCGCAGCGTTCAATGGATATATAGTGGAATGGGCAAAGACATGTAGCCCTGAACCCCATCTGAACTGGATAAAATTTCCAgcatccaatttgtccacaataATATCAG AGAGCATAAAGCATAATGAGTGCTACGACATCAACGTATTTGCACTTTATAGGAACAGAGCTGGACGAGTGGCTTCAGCTAGAGGATACTCGAAACAGGAAG CACCATCAGCTGGCCCCCAGGTTTATACAGCAGTAAAAGGAGATGGTGTTTGGGTTTCATGGGAAGAAATCCCAGGCCACCAGCAAATGGGCTGTATCATTTGCTACAATATATACTTGCAGAAGAAAAACTCAGAGGAAGGCCCTAAAGTTTATG TCATCCATAAAGAGACTTCCAGAAattcatttttaatcaaaaaCCTGCAGCATGGTGTGAACTACGTTTTGTGGATGACAGCTTCAACCATGGCTGGAGAAAGCCCTATGGGGAACGAAGAACTGGTTTACCTAGAAA GTTCCTCTGAATGGATTGTTGTTTCGGCTGCTTGCATCTTCTTCGGTATTTCAGCCTGCATTTGCTTTGTGCAATCTGTTCAAAAAGC ATTACGTTCACTCCTTTCTGTCCTTGTACCTCAGTGGTACAGAAAAGCCATTCCAGACCCAGCTAACTCAACATGGGCTAAAAAGTACTCCTCCGTAGAG AATGAGCTGAACTTGGATTCCAATCAGTTTCTAAGCTACTTCAGCAGTTTTGAAGAGCCTGAAACTATAGACGTAGAGGAAGTCTTCATAAAAAGGGAACCAGTGGCTTTCAAGGACATACCCAGCTTCAACAACATTAAAAACAGTAAAGGTCATGGTTGGCAAACAATAGAAAACAGCTTTGAGAAACAGGAATCCACTGAAAAGAACTCTAAGTACAAACCTTTGGCCCCCAGCACACCAGATGATGGAGACAATTACAAGTGTCACCTGCCTTACTTGTACAAAAAAGTAGTACTGGAGGAAACAGAGCAAATCCAAACGGTTTCCGAGTACCTTACCAATCCTCTTACAGACATGACTGTGAACTATTTGCCTTCAAACATATTGTCTCCCATTACGGACACGAATGAAGAAAGCAATGAATTTGAATGCAAATCCTTCTCCATTTTTCCAACAACTTCTCTTCTGATGCCAATGTTTTCTTGTGGAGGGAAACTTACTTTGGATGCAGTAAAAATTGACTGCAATTCTTTCACAGACTAA